A single region of the Rhodococcus sp. W8901 genome encodes:
- the dop gene encoding depupylase/deamidase Dop, protein MQRIIGIEVEYGISSPTEPSANPILTSTQAVLAYAAAAGVPRAKRTRWDYEVESPLRDARGFDLGRLSGPAPVIDADEVGAANMILTNGARLYVDHAHPEYSAPEVTDPIDAVIWDKAGERVMEAAARHASSVPGTPRLQLYKNNVDGKGASYGTHENYLMSRETPFSAVITGLSPFFASRQVICGSGRVGIGQSGDEAGFQLSQRADYIEVEVGLETTLKRGIINTRDEPHADADKYRRLHVIIGDANLAEMSTYLKVGTTALVLDLIEAGVDLSDLQLARPVTAVHHISHDPTLRATVALADGRELTGLALQRIYLDRVAKFVDSEGNDDPRVADIIDKWAMVLDLLERDPMECAHLLDWPAKLRLLEGFRNREGLSWSAPRLHMIDLQYSDVRLEKGLYNRLVARGSMERLVSEQQVLDAVHNPPTDTRAFFRGECLRRFGADIAAASWDSVIFDLGGESLVRIPTLEPLRGSRAHVGELLDSVDSAAELVDQLTN, encoded by the coding sequence ATGCAGCGGATCATCGGTATCGAGGTCGAGTACGGCATCTCTTCGCCCACCGAGCCTTCGGCGAACCCGATTCTGACCTCCACCCAGGCGGTGCTCGCCTATGCGGCGGCCGCGGGGGTGCCCCGTGCGAAGCGCACCCGGTGGGACTACGAAGTGGAGTCGCCGCTGCGCGATGCCCGCGGATTCGACCTGGGCCGGCTCAGCGGTCCCGCGCCCGTGATCGACGCGGACGAGGTCGGCGCCGCGAACATGATCCTCACCAACGGGGCGCGGCTGTACGTCGACCACGCGCACCCGGAGTACTCGGCGCCCGAGGTGACCGACCCAATCGACGCGGTGATCTGGGACAAGGCCGGGGAGCGGGTGATGGAGGCGGCCGCACGGCACGCGTCCAGTGTTCCGGGGACCCCGCGCCTGCAGCTGTACAAGAACAACGTCGACGGCAAGGGCGCGTCGTACGGCACCCACGAGAACTACCTGATGTCCCGCGAGACGCCCTTCTCCGCCGTGATCACCGGGCTGTCCCCGTTCTTCGCTTCCCGCCAGGTGATCTGCGGTTCCGGACGCGTCGGCATCGGGCAGTCCGGCGACGAGGCCGGGTTCCAGCTGTCTCAGCGTGCCGACTACATCGAGGTCGAAGTGGGACTCGAGACGACTCTCAAGCGGGGAATCATCAACACGCGCGACGAGCCGCACGCCGACGCCGACAAATACCGCCGACTGCACGTGATCATCGGCGACGCCAACCTTGCGGAGATGTCGACGTACCTGAAGGTCGGTACCACCGCGCTTGTGCTCGATCTCATCGAGGCCGGCGTCGACCTGTCCGATCTGCAGCTCGCGCGCCCGGTCACCGCCGTCCACCACATCAGCCACGACCCGACCCTGCGTGCGACCGTCGCCCTCGCGGACGGTCGTGAACTCACCGGGCTTGCACTGCAGCGGATCTACCTCGATCGCGTCGCGAAGTTCGTGGACAGCGAGGGCAACGACGATCCCCGGGTCGCGGACATCATCGACAAGTGGGCCATGGTGCTCGATCTGCTCGAACGTGACCCGATGGAATGTGCACACCTGCTCGACTGGCCCGCGAAACTCCGCCTCCTCGAGGGATTCCGGAACCGCGAGGGGCTGTCGTGGTCGGCGCCGCGACTGCACATGATCGATCTGCAGTACTCCGACGTCCGGCTGGAAAAGGGGCTCTACAACCGGCTGGTGGCGCGCGGCTCGATGGAACGGCTCGTCAGCGAGCAGCAGGTGCTGGACGCGGTCCACAACCCGCCGACCGACACACGCGCCTTCTTCCGCGGCGAATGCCTGCGCAGGTTCGGTGCGGATATAGCGGCAGCGAGCTGGGATTCGGTGATCTTCGACCTCGGCGGTGAGTCGTTGGTCCGGATTCCGACCCTGGAGCCGCTGCGGGGCAGCCGCGCGCATGTCGGCGAACTCCTCGACTCGGTGGATTCGGCCGCTGAGCTGGTCGATCAGCTTACGAACTGA
- a CDS encoding nitroreductase family deazaflavin-dependent oxidoreductase, whose protein sequence is MPLPRSLARANRVGLNRVVVRVAGYLPGFAVVHHRGRRSGRTYRTPVNAFRIGNGYRFALTYGTDSDWARNVLAAGECDITVRGRVVHLDEPRLEVDRGARWAPAPVALVLRRIGADSYLQGRVTER, encoded by the coding sequence GTGCCCCTTCCACGTTCACTCGCCCGGGCCAACCGGGTCGGACTCAATCGTGTGGTGGTCCGCGTCGCCGGGTATCTGCCCGGGTTCGCGGTGGTGCACCATCGTGGTAGACGATCGGGGCGCACGTATCGGACACCGGTCAACGCGTTTCGGATCGGAAACGGGTACCGCTTCGCGTTGACGTACGGCACCGACAGCGACTGGGCGCGCAACGTCCTGGCGGCGGGGGAGTGCGACATCACGGTGCGCGGCCGCGTCGTTCATCTCGACGAGCCGCGTCTCGAGGTGGACCGCGGGGCACGGTGGGCACCGGCTCCGGTCGCTCTGGTGCTGCGGAGGATCGGTGCCGATTCGTACCTCCAAGGCCGGGTCACGGAACGGTGA
- a CDS encoding NUDIX hydrolase — protein MDEVVSVYDVHGTVIGAAPRTRVYAEGLWHASAGVLLRSLDGERIYVHRRSPDKAVFAGMHDCLAGGVVDPGETPEVTARRELAEELGVTGVDLSPVSRIAWDGTWDGAPLRCHLFAFEARYDGPIHHQPSEITDGWWWSEQTLREHLQDPEWPFVPDTRALLGDYFDRTASA, from the coding sequence ATGGACGAAGTGGTCTCGGTCTACGACGTGCACGGCACGGTGATCGGTGCCGCGCCACGCACCCGGGTGTACGCCGAGGGGCTCTGGCACGCGAGCGCGGGCGTGCTGCTGCGCTCGCTCGACGGGGAACGCATCTACGTGCACCGACGCTCGCCGGACAAGGCGGTGTTCGCGGGCATGCACGACTGCCTGGCCGGCGGCGTCGTCGACCCCGGCGAGACCCCGGAGGTCACCGCGCGGCGCGAACTCGCCGAGGAACTCGGCGTCACCGGTGTGGATCTGTCACCCGTTTCCCGGATCGCGTGGGACGGAACGTGGGACGGCGCGCCCCTGCGCTGCCACCTGTTCGCGTTCGAGGCCCGCTACGACGGCCCGATCCACCACCAGCCCAGCGAGATCACCGACGGCTGGTGGTGGAGCGAGCAGACACTGCGCGAACACCTGCAGGACCCGGAGTGGCCGTTCGTGCCGGACACCCGGGCCCTGCTGGGCGACTACTTCGATCGAACCGCGTCCGCCTAG
- the hisG gene encoding ATP phosphoribosyltransferase, translating to MLRVAVPNKGSLSESASQILAEAGYRRRTDSRDLTVLDPTNNVEFFFLRPKDIAIYVGSGELDLGITGRDLALDSGAPVHERLALGFGRSSFRYAAPAGKDWAVEDLAGLRIATSYPNLVRSDLAARGLDATVIRLDGAVEISIQLGVADAIADVVGSGRTLRQHNLVAFGESLCDSEGVLIEREGSDGNDKARNQLIARVQGVVFAQQYLMLDYDCPKAVLEQAVKVTPGLESPTLSPLADENWVAVRAMVSRKVHNAVMDELADLGAKAILASDIRSCRAF from the coding sequence ATGCTGCGCGTAGCAGTGCCCAACAAGGGATCGCTCTCGGAATCCGCCAGCCAGATTCTGGCCGAGGCCGGATACCGTCGCCGTACCGATTCGCGTGACCTGACGGTCCTCGATCCCACCAACAACGTCGAGTTCTTCTTCCTGCGTCCCAAGGACATCGCGATCTATGTCGGATCCGGTGAACTCGATCTCGGCATCACCGGCCGCGACCTCGCACTCGATTCGGGCGCACCCGTCCACGAGCGGCTCGCGCTCGGCTTCGGCCGCTCCAGCTTCCGCTATGCCGCCCCGGCCGGAAAGGACTGGGCCGTCGAGGATCTCGCCGGACTGCGGATCGCGACGTCGTATCCGAACCTGGTGCGCTCCGACCTCGCCGCCCGCGGCCTCGACGCCACCGTCATCCGCCTCGACGGCGCCGTGGAGATCTCGATCCAGCTCGGTGTCGCCGATGCGATCGCCGACGTCGTCGGCTCCGGCCGCACCCTGCGCCAGCACAACCTGGTCGCGTTCGGTGAGTCGCTGTGCGACTCCGAGGGTGTCCTGATCGAACGTGAGGGCTCCGACGGCAACGACAAGGCCCGTAACCAGCTGATCGCGCGCGTGCAGGGCGTCGTGTTCGCCCAGCAGTACCTGATGCTCGACTACGACTGCCCCAAGGCCGTGCTCGAGCAGGCGGTCAAGGTCACTCCCGGTCTCGAGTCGCCCACCCTCTCGCCGCTCGCCGACGAGAACTGGGTGGCGGTGCGTGCGATGGTCTCCCGCAAGGTTCACAATGCGGTCATGGACGAGCTGGCCGACCTCGGCGCGAAGGCGATCCTGGCGTCCGACATCCGGTCCTGCCGCGCCTTCTGA
- a CDS encoding tRNA (adenine-N1)-methyltransferase: protein MASGGLGRSGPFQVGDRVQLTDAKGRKYTVVLEPGKEFHTHRGGILHDNLVGSDEGTVVTSTNGTPYLALRPLLTDYVLSMPRGAQVIYPKDAAQIVHEGDVFPGARVLEAGAGSGALTCSLLRAVGPTGKVISYEVREDHAEHAVRNVETFFGGRPENWDLTIADLAQYDADVDGKVDRVVLDMLAPWDVLPAVSKALVPGGVLVVYVATTTQLSKVVEAMREQECWTEPRSWESMVRGWHVVGLAVRPEHRMQGHTAFLVTARRLAEGTVTPKPQRRPSKG, encoded by the coding sequence ATGGCATCAGGCGGACTGGGACGTAGCGGACCTTTTCAGGTCGGTGACCGCGTCCAACTCACCGATGCCAAGGGCCGGAAGTACACGGTGGTCCTGGAACCGGGCAAGGAGTTCCACACGCACCGCGGCGGCATCCTGCACGACAACCTCGTCGGCTCCGACGAGGGCACCGTCGTCACGTCCACCAACGGCACGCCGTACCTGGCGTTGCGGCCCCTGCTCACGGACTACGTGCTGTCGATGCCGCGCGGCGCGCAGGTGATCTACCCCAAGGACGCCGCGCAGATCGTGCACGAGGGCGATGTGTTCCCGGGCGCCCGGGTCCTCGAGGCCGGGGCGGGCTCGGGCGCGCTGACGTGTTCGCTGCTGCGGGCCGTCGGGCCGACCGGCAAGGTCATCTCGTACGAGGTCCGCGAGGATCACGCCGAGCACGCCGTGCGGAACGTGGAGACCTTCTTCGGCGGACGGCCCGAGAACTGGGACCTGACCATCGCCGACCTCGCGCAGTACGACGCCGACGTCGACGGCAAGGTCGACCGCGTCGTGCTGGACATGCTGGCCCCGTGGGATGTGCTGCCCGCCGTGTCGAAGGCGCTGGTTCCCGGCGGCGTGCTCGTCGTCTACGTCGCGACCACGACCCAGCTGTCGAAGGTCGTCGAGGCGATGCGTGAGCAGGAGTGCTGGACCGAGCCGCGTTCGTGGGAATCGATGGTGCGTGGGTGGCACGTCGTCGGCCTCGCGGTGCGTCCGGAACACCGGATGCAGGGCCACACCGCGTTCCTCGTCACCGCCCGCCGCCTCGCGGAGGGCACCGTGACACCCAAGCCGCAGCGCCGCCCCAGCAAGGGCTGA
- a CDS encoding nuclear transport factor 2 family protein, whose amino-acid sequence MIIRKSLVAAGVLVAALGMTACSSEDSSDSSDSAAATSSATTSAAASTTSAASAAAPSTEVLQAQLTTFFDPNAAATAKAAVVENGEQRAALLEQLNGVLAGYPLTAEVKEVTVEGGTATAVTQIAGPHGGAPVPVTFTQKDGAWVISDASTCEILGMGKVSCS is encoded by the coding sequence GTGATCATCCGCAAATCGCTCGTCGCCGCCGGCGTCCTGGTCGCCGCCCTCGGGATGACGGCGTGCAGCTCCGAAGACTCCTCGGATTCCTCGGACAGCGCCGCTGCCACCAGTTCGGCCACCACGTCGGCCGCCGCGTCGACGACGTCGGCTGCATCCGCCGCGGCCCCGTCCACGGAGGTCCTGCAGGCGCAGCTCACCACGTTCTTCGATCCCAACGCCGCCGCGACCGCGAAGGCCGCGGTGGTCGAGAACGGTGAGCAGCGCGCCGCACTGCTCGAGCAGCTCAATGGTGTTCTCGCCGGTTACCCGCTGACCGCCGAGGTCAAGGAGGTCACCGTCGAGGGCGGCACCGCGACCGCGGTCACCCAGATCGCCGGACCCCACGGCGGGGCGCCGGTGCCCGTGACCTTCACGCAGAAGGACGGCGCGTGGGTGATCTCGGACGCCAGCACCTGCGAGATCCTCGGCATGGGCAAGGTCAGCTGCAGCTGA
- the arc gene encoding proteasome ATPase, producing MNPTENPDPVAAVRELDALRAEAATLRRQLAESPEQLRELESRVDSLTIRNGKLMDTLKEARQQLIALREEVDRLGQPPSGYGVLLGIHDDQTVDVFTSGRKMRLTCSPNVDTETLNMGQTVRLNEALTIVEATRFERVGEICALREVLDDGERALVVGHADEERVVWLAAPLAEIAAEDGVKDPDSPLRRLRPGDSLLVDTKAGYAFERIPKAEVEDLVLEEVPDVGYNDIGGLGRQIEQIRDAVELPFLHKDLFHEYALRPPKGVLLYGPPGCGKTLIAKAVANSLAKKIAESRGQDSKEAKSYFLNIKGPELLNKFVGETERHIRMIFQRAREKASEGTPVIVFFDEMDSIFRTRGSGVSSDVETTVVPQLLSEIDGVEGLENVIVIGASNREDMIDPAILRPGRLDVKIKIERPDAESAQDIFSKYLTETLPLHADDLAEFNGDRPACVKAMIERVVDRMYAESDDNRFLEVTYANGDKEVLYFKDFNSGAMIQNIVDRSKKYAIKSVLETGSPGLRVQHVFDSIVDEFSENEDLPNTTNPDDWARISGKKGERIVYIRTLVTGKNASASRAIDTESNTGQYL from the coding sequence ATGAACCCGACAGAGAATCCGGACCCGGTTGCGGCGGTGCGCGAACTCGACGCCTTGCGGGCGGAGGCGGCGACGCTCCGTAGGCAACTCGCGGAGTCGCCCGAGCAGTTGCGGGAGTTGGAGTCACGCGTCGACTCGCTCACTATCCGCAACGGCAAACTGATGGACACCCTGAAGGAAGCCCGGCAGCAGCTCATCGCCCTGCGTGAAGAGGTGGATCGGCTGGGACAGCCTCCTAGTGGATACGGCGTGCTCCTCGGTATCCACGACGATCAGACCGTCGACGTGTTCACGTCGGGGCGCAAGATGCGTCTGACGTGTTCACCCAATGTCGACACCGAGACGCTGAACATGGGGCAGACCGTTCGCCTCAACGAGGCGCTCACGATCGTCGAGGCCACCAGGTTCGAGCGGGTCGGTGAGATCTGCGCTCTGCGTGAGGTTCTCGACGACGGAGAGCGCGCACTGGTGGTGGGTCACGCGGACGAGGAGCGGGTCGTCTGGCTCGCTGCGCCGCTCGCCGAGATCGCCGCCGAGGACGGCGTGAAGGATCCGGATTCCCCGTTGCGCCGGTTGCGGCCGGGCGATTCCCTGCTGGTCGACACCAAGGCCGGGTACGCCTTCGAGCGCATTCCCAAGGCCGAGGTCGAGGATCTCGTTCTCGAGGAGGTCCCGGACGTCGGCTACAACGACATCGGTGGCCTGGGCCGGCAGATCGAGCAGATCCGGGACGCCGTCGAACTGCCGTTCCTGCACAAGGATCTGTTCCACGAGTATGCGCTGCGACCGCCCAAGGGTGTCCTGCTGTACGGCCCGCCGGGCTGCGGCAAGACGCTCATCGCCAAGGCCGTCGCGAACTCCCTCGCGAAGAAGATCGCCGAATCCCGAGGGCAGGACAGCAAGGAAGCCAAGTCCTACTTCCTCAACATCAAGGGACCGGAGCTGCTGAACAAGTTCGTCGGTGAGACCGAACGTCACATCCGGATGATCTTCCAGCGGGCGCGGGAGAAGGCGTCCGAGGGCACCCCGGTGATCGTGTTCTTCGACGAGATGGACTCGATCTTCCGGACCCGCGGATCGGGTGTGTCGTCCGACGTCGAGACCACCGTCGTCCCGCAGCTCCTCAGCGAGATCGACGGCGTCGAGGGCCTCGAGAACGTCATCGTGATCGGTGCATCCAACCGCGAGGACATGATCGACCCCGCGATCCTGCGACCCGGCCGGCTCGACGTGAAGATCAAGATCGAACGCCCGGACGCCGAGTCCGCGCAGGACATCTTCTCGAAGTACCTGACCGAGACCCTGCCGCTGCACGCCGACGACCTCGCCGAGTTCAACGGCGACCGGCCGGCGTGCGTCAAGGCGATGATCGAGCGGGTCGTGGACCGGATGTACGCCGAGAGCGACGACAACCGTTTCCTGGAGGTCACGTACGCCAACGGGGACAAGGAGGTCCTGTACTTCAAGGACTTCAACTCCGGCGCCATGATCCAGAACATTGTGGACCGGTCCAAGAAGTACGCGATCAAGTCGGTGCTCGAGACGGGGTCGCCGGGTCTGCGGGTGCAGCACGTGTTCGATTCGATCGTCGACGAGTTCTCCGAGAACGAGGACCTGCCGAACACCACCAATCCCGACGACTGGGCCCGGATCTCCGGCAAGAAGGGCGAGCGGATCGTCTACATCCGCACACTGGTCACGGGCAAGAACGCCAGTGCCAGCCGCGCCATCGACACCGAGTCCAACACCGGTCAGTACCTCTAG
- a CDS encoding RecB family exonuclease yields the protein MSITVPTPPAPDGRAVAQSPDRGAVRRPALSPSRASDFKQCPLLYRFRAVDRIPEAPSKAQVRGTVVHAALESLFALPRADRVPERARELVEPAWERILESSPDLADLVGPAERGQFLTEARRLVSGYYKLEDPTRFDPESCELRVETELDDGVLLRGFVDRIDVSPTGLLRVVDYKTGRAPWEMGESKALFQMKFYALVLMRTRGIVPTQLQLLYLGDGQALTYQPEEDELRRFERTLSAIWRAILDSGATGDFRPNPGRLCDWCNHKTRCPAFGGTPPSYPGWPVPRRKVRSSRRQSSE from the coding sequence GTGAGCATCACCGTTCCGACGCCCCCTGCCCCCGACGGCCGCGCGGTCGCGCAGTCGCCGGATCGAGGGGCGGTTCGCAGACCGGCGCTGTCACCGTCGCGGGCGAGCGATTTCAAGCAGTGCCCGCTGCTGTACCGCTTCCGTGCGGTCGACCGCATCCCCGAGGCCCCGTCGAAGGCACAGGTGAGGGGCACCGTGGTGCACGCGGCTCTCGAATCGCTGTTTGCGCTGCCACGCGCCGATCGGGTGCCGGAGCGGGCGCGCGAGCTGGTGGAACCCGCGTGGGAGCGCATCCTCGAGTCGTCGCCCGATCTCGCCGATCTGGTCGGCCCCGCCGAGCGCGGGCAGTTCCTCACGGAGGCACGGCGGCTCGTGTCCGGGTACTACAAGCTCGAGGATCCCACCCGGTTCGATCCCGAGTCGTGTGAGCTCCGGGTGGAGACCGAGCTCGACGACGGTGTCCTGTTGCGCGGGTTCGTCGATCGCATCGACGTGTCACCGACCGGTCTGCTGCGGGTGGTCGACTACAAGACGGGCCGGGCGCCGTGGGAGATGGGCGAGTCCAAGGCGCTGTTCCAGATGAAGTTCTACGCCCTGGTGCTCATGAGGACGCGCGGCATCGTGCCCACGCAACTGCAGCTGCTGTATCTGGGCGACGGTCAGGCGCTGACGTACCAGCCGGAGGAGGACGAGCTGCGCCGCTTCGAGCGGACCCTGTCGGCGATCTGGAGGGCCATCCTCGATTCCGGGGCCACGGGTGACTTCCGCCCCAATCCGGGGCGATTGTGTGATTGGTGCAACCATAAGACGCGTTGCCCCGCCTTCGGAGGAACACCGCCCTCGTATCCGGGCTGGCCGGTTCCGCGGAGGAAAGTTCGGAGTTCGAGGAGACAGTCGAGTGAGTGA
- a CDS encoding dihydrofolate reductase family protein gives MEQLLRVQNFNVSSDGIAAGEDQSLECPFGLDPGEMLAWAGATASWPMRTDPGGSLGLDDYFTRDFARNIGAEIMGRNKFSPHRGPWNDHEWRGWWGDEPPFHTPVFVMTHHERPSFTLADTTFHFVDGDPATILEQARQAAEGKDVRLGGGVTTIRQFLDADLVDTMHVAVSPVKFGSGLRLWESPDELRDRFHLEIVPSPSGVTHHLFWRK, from the coding sequence GTGGAACAACTATTGAGAGTCCAGAACTTCAACGTTTCGAGCGACGGAATCGCCGCCGGTGAGGACCAGAGCCTCGAGTGTCCGTTCGGGCTCGATCCTGGCGAAATGCTCGCCTGGGCAGGCGCCACAGCGAGCTGGCCCATGCGCACCGACCCCGGGGGCAGCCTCGGTCTCGACGACTATTTCACCCGAGACTTTGCACGCAACATCGGTGCCGAAATCATGGGGCGCAACAAATTCAGCCCCCACCGCGGACCCTGGAACGACCATGAGTGGCGCGGCTGGTGGGGCGACGAACCACCGTTCCACACCCCGGTATTCGTCATGACCCACCACGAGCGGCCTTCCTTCACGCTCGCCGACACCACGTTCCACTTCGTCGACGGCGACCCCGCCACGATCCTCGAGCAGGCGCGCCAGGCGGCCGAGGGCAAGGACGTCCGACTCGGCGGCGGAGTCACCACCATTAGGCAGTTTCTCGACGCCGATCTCGTCGACACCATGCACGTGGCGGTCTCACCGGTGAAATTCGGATCCGGACTGCGACTCTGGGAGTCACCCGATGAGCTCCGCGACCGATTCCATCTGGAGATCGTGCCCAGCCCGAGCGGCGTGACCCACCACCTGTTCTGGCGGAAATGA
- a CDS encoding MerR family transcriptional regulator, translating to MLIGEVSRRSGVSTRMLRHYDALGLVTPSDRTSGGYREYSADDIRRLFHVESLRTLGLTLDEVRRALDEPGFAPADLVGDLIRHTRQRIAAEEELLAKLEHVDSAAPAEWDDVLRTVALLRALESESGARRQQAILSQDGKATLPVEALVEAALSEDDPNVAGALQWSLARTGGQGLADLAAGLDSEVVDVRRRAISAISAVRAAEATVLLRRALDDSDATVRERAALALGSRGSTDSMPILLGMVFGGRSDVEAAEVLGLLAAVSPMADDVVEVMQDKLDSAYDAATRLRITQALAEIPGSAARRALDRLARDADRTIAATAAAIVHTLDRRRRHHRF from the coding sequence TTGTTGATCGGTGAGGTCTCGCGGCGTTCCGGGGTCAGCACACGCATGTTGCGCCACTACGACGCACTGGGACTGGTGACGCCGTCGGACCGCACGTCCGGCGGCTACCGCGAGTACTCCGCCGACGACATCCGGCGCCTCTTCCACGTCGAGAGCCTCCGGACCCTCGGACTGACCTTGGACGAGGTCAGACGCGCACTCGACGAACCCGGTTTCGCGCCGGCCGATCTGGTGGGCGACCTGATCCGGCACACGCGCCAACGGATAGCCGCGGAGGAGGAACTGCTCGCGAAACTCGAGCACGTCGACTCCGCGGCCCCGGCGGAGTGGGACGACGTCCTGCGCACCGTCGCCCTGTTGCGCGCGCTCGAATCGGAGTCCGGGGCCCGACGGCAGCAGGCGATCCTGTCGCAGGACGGGAAGGCGACACTGCCCGTCGAGGCGCTGGTCGAGGCGGCCCTGTCGGAGGACGACCCCAATGTCGCCGGAGCCCTGCAGTGGTCGTTGGCGAGGACCGGCGGCCAGGGCTTGGCGGATCTGGCCGCCGGCCTGGATTCGGAGGTCGTCGACGTCCGGCGCCGTGCAATTTCGGCGATCTCGGCAGTGCGCGCCGCGGAGGCGACCGTGCTTCTGCGGCGCGCACTCGACGATTCGGACGCCACGGTCCGCGAGCGTGCGGCCCTCGCTCTCGGCTCCCGGGGCAGCACCGATTCGATGCCGATCCTCCTCGGCATGGTCTTCGGGGGACGCAGCGATGTCGAGGCTGCGGAGGTTCTGGGCTTGCTGGCGGCGGTCTCTCCCATGGCCGACGATGTCGTCGAGGTCATGCAGGACAAGCTCGACAGCGCGTACGACGCGGCCACTCGGCTGCGGATCACGCAGGCGCTGGCGGAGATTCCCGGCTCGGCGGCACGCCGGGCCCTCGACCGATTGGCCCGCGACGCCGACCGGACCATCGCGGCCACCGCGGCAGCGATCGTGCACACGCTGGACCGCAGACGGAGGCACCACCGCTTCTGA
- a CDS encoding thioesterase family protein, whose protein sequence is MSDQAYYIPLGRTGDGAELFGSTPLTASTWADTMQHGAPPSALLVRALERCGDRPDTRLTRVVVEILGPIPITDIEVRSWIERPGKRVELVVAELWAAGPDGTSRAVARGTGWRMETVATTAVVHTADAPLRPVSEAHEVELGGPFWGTGFVKSLEWRWLAEIGCEGPGQMWARPIPVLVEGESLTPIQRLFTVADVSNGAGAKIDPAEWTFLNTDLTVHLFRVPEGEWIGLSSETSYGPDGVGMCAGVIHDETGAVGRINQTLQIRAR, encoded by the coding sequence GTGAGTGATCAGGCCTACTACATCCCGTTGGGACGCACCGGAGACGGCGCCGAGCTCTTCGGGTCGACGCCGCTGACGGCGAGCACGTGGGCCGACACGATGCAGCACGGCGCGCCGCCTTCGGCACTGCTCGTGCGGGCACTCGAGCGCTGCGGCGACCGGCCCGACACCCGTCTGACCCGCGTCGTCGTCGAGATCCTGGGACCGATCCCGATCACCGACATCGAGGTCCGCTCGTGGATCGAGCGTCCCGGCAAGCGCGTCGAACTCGTCGTCGCGGAACTGTGGGCGGCGGGACCGGACGGTACGTCCCGCGCCGTCGCACGCGGCACCGGCTGGCGCATGGAGACGGTGGCCACCACCGCCGTCGTGCACACCGCGGACGCTCCCCTGCGCCCGGTGTCGGAGGCGCACGAGGTCGAGCTGGGTGGCCCGTTCTGGGGCACGGGATTCGTCAAGAGCCTGGAGTGGCGCTGGCTCGCCGAGATCGGCTGCGAGGGACCCGGTCAGATGTGGGCGCGCCCGATTCCCGTTCTGGTCGAGGGCGAGTCGCTCACCCCGATCCAGCGGCTGTTCACGGTCGCCGACGTCTCCAACGGTGCCGGCGCCAAGATCGACCCCGCGGAGTGGACATTCCTCAACACCGACCTGACGGTGCACCTGTTCCGCGTCCCCGAGGGTGAGTGGATCGGGCTGTCGTCGGAGACGTCGTACGGGCCCGACGGTGTCGGCATGTGCGCCGGCGTCATCCACGACGAGACCGGTGCGGTCGGCCGCATCAACCAGACCCTGCAGATCCGCGCCCGCTAG
- a CDS encoding HEAT repeat domain-containing protein encodes MVVVNTTNHGGPDAHLVEALATADPSSRLRAALSAGTRRDPRLTETLVARCAMEPDFFVRDMLTWALCRLPVESTAPRLLTELGSDTPQARSQALHTLSKIGDRRAWPAVSALLHDEHDEVARSAWRAAVALVPSDAEGELAADLATGLGRGDRDMQLSLSRALAGLGDAAAPVLDAAMASPDPHVRAHAAATERLRRDPDSGFTLSVEMAKRVAVAGSDR; translated from the coding sequence GTGGTTGTCGTGAACACAACCAACCATGGTGGGCCGGATGCTCACCTCGTCGAGGCTCTGGCCACAGCCGACCCGTCGAGTCGTCTGCGGGCCGCGTTGTCAGCAGGCACACGCCGCGATCCGCGCCTGACGGAAACCCTCGTCGCCCGGTGTGCCATGGAACCAGACTTCTTCGTTCGCGACATGCTGACCTGGGCGCTGTGCCGTCTACCGGTCGAGAGCACGGCGCCGAGGCTGCTCACGGAGCTCGGGTCCGATACCCCGCAGGCCCGCAGCCAGGCGCTGCACACCCTGTCGAAGATCGGGGATCGACGCGCCTGGCCCGCGGTGTCGGCACTCCTGCACGACGAGCACGACGAGGTCGCGCGCAGTGCGTGGCGGGCGGCCGTGGCGCTCGTGCCGTCCGACGCCGAGGGCGAACTCGCGGCCGATCTGGCGACCGGACTCGGACGGGGCGACCGGGACATGCAGCTCAGCCTGAGCCGTGCGCTTGCGGGACTCGGGGACGCCGCCGCACCGGTCCTGGATGCCGCCATGGCGAGTCCCGATCCGCACGTTCGCGCCCATGCCGCGGCCACCGAGCGGCTCCGTCGCGATCCCGACAGCGGGTTCACGCTCTCGGTCGAGATGGCGAAGCGCGTCGCCGTTGCCGGTTCGGACAGGTGA